One segment of Candidatus Neomarinimicrobiota bacterium DNA contains the following:
- a CDS encoding Na/Pi symporter, giving the protein MSSVTRSNIVKAIAVLITLYLFLLSIKLLGHSFKLFGRGFAEAIISMTSNPFAGLIIGVIATSLIQSSSTTTSIVVGLVAGEALTLGTAIPIIMGANIGTTITNSLVSIGYIRNRIEFQRAFSASIVHDLFNICAVIILFPLEMSFHIIARIATVLEKGFSGAGGLTLFNPLKFILEPTIEWLDRIFGLLPYGNIFMLVFSLILLFGALTFLIKTLRTLMLSKIEAVINEYLFRSDLSGFVLGILITVAVQSSSITTSLIVPLAGAGFVSIRQIFPFTLGANIGTTVTALLAAIATLNHVAVTVAFSHLCFNILGIMIFYPLRFIPISLAEFVGEKASRSTRNLAIFISVYILLYFVPIALIFLR; this is encoded by the coding sequence ATGAGTTCGGTAACCCGCTCGAACATCGTAAAGGCGATTGCAGTTCTTATCACCCTTTACCTGTTCTTGCTCAGTATCAAGTTACTGGGACATTCATTCAAGCTTTTTGGAAGAGGGTTTGCCGAAGCCATAATATCGATGACGTCAAATCCCTTTGCAGGTCTGATCATCGGAGTCATTGCTACCAGCCTGATTCAGAGTTCCTCCACTACGACCTCGATTGTCGTTGGATTGGTTGCTGGAGAGGCACTCACGCTCGGCACCGCTATTCCCATTATCATGGGGGCAAATATCGGCACCACCATCACAAATTCCCTGGTGTCCATTGGCTACATAAGAAACCGGATAGAATTCCAAAGAGCATTTTCGGCGAGCATCGTCCATGATCTTTTCAATATCTGCGCCGTCATCATCCTATTTCCCCTTGAAATGTCCTTTCATATCATTGCCCGAATTGCAACTGTATTGGAAAAGGGTTTTTCAGGTGCAGGGGGATTGACACTGTTCAATCCTCTGAAGTTTATTCTCGAACCGACCATAGAGTGGTTGGACCGTATCTTTGGTCTTTTGCCGTACGGAAATATTTTCATGCTGGTGTTTTCCCTCATTCTTCTCTTTGGTGCTCTAACCTTTCTGATCAAGACCCTGCGAACTCTTATGCTGAGTAAGATTGAAGCTGTCATAAACGAATACCTGTTCAGGAGCGATCTCTCAGGTTTTGTACTGGGAATTCTCATTACCGTGGCCGTGCAGAGTAGTTCCATCACCACATCGCTCATCGTCCCGCTCGCGGGGGCGGGGTTCGTATCCATAAGGCAGATCTTTCCTTTCACACTCGGGGCAAACATAGGCACAACGGTGACTGCCCTTCTTGCTGCCATCGCAACTCTGAATCATGTCGCGGTTACCGTTGCTTTTTCGCACCTTTGCTTTAACATTCTGGGAATCATGATTTTCTATCCTTTGAGATTCATACCCATAAGTCTTGCAGAGTTTGTGGGTGAAAAGGCGAGCAGATCAACACGAAACCTGGCGATATTCATAAGCGTCTATATTCTGTTGTATTTTGTTCCGATTGCGTTGATATTCTTGAGGTGA